A single Saccopteryx bilineata isolate mSacBil1 chromosome 11, mSacBil1_pri_phased_curated, whole genome shotgun sequence DNA region contains:
- the LOC136315043 gene encoding uncharacterized protein produces the protein MQAAAAGTLAAVGCGERRREDARNLARCAHKGQQSRRLRCVGAEGRFSAPLSSPWASWRVFVHRAGVKSGASVTTTGAAPSREAAAAAEPAACAPAPARGCSPSAAHCARRPTLCRRRRPRTPLGLGHRDQGSSATTAADDALPALAARAAGLHGPIPSSTHCCRRRRRRPPSPPPPSIALPPRPRRGQSEAVVAGQIQGSRLPPPRRSAPFLLQPTGGRRREAWGARSTAPAGGGAAGNNLRRNLIGARFFLDRSGENDYFSRADTTN, from the exons ATGCAGGCGGCAGCTGCGGGGACCTTGGCCGCTGTAGGATGC GGAGAGCGCCGCAGGGAGGACGCTCGGAATCTTGCGCGCTGCGCCCACAAAGGACAGCAGTCCCGGCGCCTCCGCTGCGTAGGGGCTGAGGGCCGCTTCTCGGCTCCCCTTTCCAGTCCCTGGGCGAGTTGGAGAGTGTTCGTTCACCGCGCAGGGGTGAAGTCGGGGGCCAGCGTTACCACTACCGGCGCGGCTCCGTCCCGCGAAGCTGCTGCCGCGGCCGAACCTGCTGCCTGCGCGCCAGCGCCCGCCCGCGGGTGCTCGCCCAGCGCCGCTCACTGCGCGCGCCGCCCCACcctctgccgccgccgccgcccgcgcaCTCCGCTCGGCCTCGGCCACCGCGACCAGGGATCCTCCGCCACCACCGCCGCCGACGACGCTCTCCCTGCTCTGGCTGCACGCGCTGCCGGGCTGCACGGCCCGATCCCCTCTTCTACCCACTGCTGCcgccgtcgccgccgccgcccgccctcGCCCCCGCCCCCCTCCATCGCCTTGCCTCCCCGCCCGCGTCGTGGCCAATCGGAGGCGGTGGTGGCCGGCCAGATCCAAGGCAGCCGCCTGCCCCCGCCCCGCAGAAGCGCCCCGTTTTTGCTGCAGCCCACAGGGGGTCGCCGAAGGGAAGCCTGGGGTGCGCGGAGCACCGCCCCGGCAGGTGGAGGGGCTGCGGGAAATAACTTGCGCAGGAACTTGATTGGTGCCAGGTTCTTCTTGGACCGCAGTGGGGAAAACG attatttttctaGGGCAGACACCACCAACTAG